In one Myripristis murdjan chromosome 5, fMyrMur1.1, whole genome shotgun sequence genomic region, the following are encoded:
- the faim2b gene encoding fas apoptotic inhibitory molecule 2b yields the protein MAKGKVNASSKTDSECPPSYQEATAGYEEMQAQFYWDDKAVRQIFIRKVYAILMTQLFVTVGIVALFTFCAPVRFFIQTHPGLYMLSYMTFFATYIALSCCGDLRRQFPWNLILLVLFTLSMACMMGFVSSFYNTKSVLLCLGITALVCLSVTIFSFQTKIDFTSCQGVLFVLCVVMLLCAITLSIVVPFGYVPWLHAIYAVMGAILFTLFLAFDTQLLIGNKRYTMSPEEYIFATLNIYLDIVYLFSFLLQIMGGGRE from the exons GCTACGAGGAGATGCAGGCCCAGTTCTACTGGGATGACAAGGCTGTCAGGCAGATCTTCATCAGGAAG GTCTATGCCATCCTCATGACTCAGCTGTTCGTGACTGTGGGAATTGTTGCTCTCTTCACGTTTTG CGCTCCTGTGAGGTTTTTCATACAGACTCATCCTGGCTTGTACATGTTGTCTTA TATGACGTTCTTTGCCACCTATATTGCACTGTCCTGCTGTGGAGATCTGAG ACGACAGTTTCCCTGGAACCTCATTCTGTTAGTTCTCTTT actttGAGCATGGCCTGCATGATGGGTTTTGTGTCAAG CTTTTACAACACCAAGTCAGTGCTGCTGTGCCTGGGAATCACAGCtctggtgtgtctgtctgtcaccatCTTCAGCTTCCAGACCAAG ATTGACTTCACATCCTGTCAGGGcgtcctgtttgttttgtgtgtggtcATGCTCCTGTGTGCCATCACCCTCTCCATTGTCGTCCCCTTCGGATAT GTTCCCTGGTTACACGCCATCTACGCCGTGATGGGAGCCATCCTTTTCACTCTG TTCCTTGCATTTGACACTCAGTTGCTGATAGGGAACAAGCGCTACACCATGAGTCCAGAGGAATATATTTTTGCCACCCTCAACATCTACCTGGACATCGTCTACCTGTTCAGCTTCCTGCTACAGATCATGGGAGGTGGCCGCGAGTGA